The sequence GCCGGCCGTCCCCATTTCTGGATTCAGCCCCTTGTGACAACTAATAATTGAAATAATCACTCCAAATAATGTCCCTTTGGTCAGGCCGATCATGACATCACTAGCACCTGTGAACTTTATTGTATTCTCCAAGTAATAAGCTCCATCTACTCCCAAAATAGGTACCGCTACGAGATAACCGCAGCCTATCCCAGTAATCAAAGCCAATCCCGTTAAAATAGGAGCAGAAATGGTTAAAGCCAGAAATCTGGGAACAACTAAATACTCTATGGGGTAGACTCCCATAGAACGCAGAGCATCTACTTGCTCGGTAATTTTCATGGACGAGATTTCAGCGGCCATGGCGGCGCCCACACGACCAGCAATTAATAAACATGAGAGCACGGCTCCCAACTCCCGGCACATGGCCACAGAGACCACAGGCCCTACTGCTGACTCCATGCCTAGTCTGACAAATTGGAAATGCACCTGTGCGGCAAACACTGCCCCTGTGAAAGCTCCCGTAGTTAAAACGACAAATTGTGATCGAACTCCAACAAATAGCAGTTGTTCCATAAACAATTTCCACCGCAATTTATAACGCCACATGGACCGGAGTATATCCACCATCAGCAGACTCACCTGACCGGTTGCTGTAGAAGTTTGGATCACCCACTTGCCAGTGGCTCGAAGCGTATTAAGACATGAGGCGATAACCATTATCTCATATAGATCAGGAATTCTGATCTGACAAGATGTTCCCTGAGAATTGACTGGCATAGGCGGGCATAAGATCTTGGCAATTTTATCTTTTGACCTTCGTGGCCTTCCATCTATAACCGTTATTAATGTTACCTCGATTATTCAAGACTATAGTTAGTCTCACCTCCTTAGCCCTCCTCCTACCTCAGCTCCTCCTAGCCCAGGAAATTACCACAGAACCTGCTGCTGAGGCGGCCGAAGCAGATTCTCAATCTCTCATGG comes from Verrucomicrobiota bacterium and encodes:
- a CDS encoding ABC transporter permease, whose translation is MPVNSQGTSCQIRIPDLYEIMVIASCLNTLRATGKWVIQTSTATGQVSLLMVDILRSMWRYKLRWKLFMEQLLFVGVRSQFVVLTTGAFTGAVFAAQVHFQFVRLGMESAVGPVVSVAMCRELGAVLSCLLIAGRVGAAMAAEISSMKITEQVDALRSMGVYPIEYLVVPRFLALTISAPILTGLALITGIGCGYLVAVPILGVDGAYYLENTIKFTGASDVMIGLTKGTLFGVIISIISCHKGLNPEMGTAGVGKTTTEAVVNASLAILVSNFFFTFLLNNLFLDS